DNA sequence from the Deltaproteobacteria bacterium genome:
ACCCTGACAATTCCGCAGGAGAGCGGAATTGGACATGCCGAAGGCATGCCCGTAGGGCGAAGGCCATGGACGGCCCGAGTCAACTTGAGTAAGTCGGGCGGGTCCCTCTCGTTCGGGCCGCGTGGGGCGAGGTTCACCATCGGTCCGAGGGGCAAGCGGGCCACGGTGGGAATTGATGCTCGCCGTCCATGTCTCGCACCCTTTGGGCGCACCTGTTGGTGCGTCCAAATCAGCTATCCTGCCAATTTGTCCGGGAACAGGCCATGATCTACGGAAAGCTCGGCCAGGGCCCTGCGCGGGCTCGGACTTTTGGACGCGGCGGCCCGGTTGGGCATCGTGGCTGTCACACCGAAAAGTGGTGAAAAGACATGAAACAAGGCTTCCATCCCCGATTCACGATCACGAACCGCCTTACGGAAGCCCTGACGCGGATTGAGCGGGCGCGCGGTTTCCTGGAAGCCGCCACCCTCTCGGAAGACTGGATCCGGGAGATGGGAGAACGGGCGCTGGTGCTCGAGGCCCATCACACGACGCACATCGAGGGCACGCAGCTGACCCTCGACCAGGCCGAACGCCTGCTGGCCGGCGAGTCGGTTCCGGAAGCCGACCCCGACGATGTGCGCGAGCTTCTGAACTACCGGCGGGCGTTCGACTTCGTCTCGGAATTCCTGTCCAGTGGCCTGCCTGCCGCGCAGGGCACGGCGCAGGCAGGCGCTCCGATCACCGAGGGATTAATCCGCGAG
Encoded proteins:
- a CDS encoding DUF4236 domain-containing protein; amino-acid sequence: MPVGRRPWTARVNLSKSGGSLSFGPRGARFTIGPRGKRATVGIDARRPCLAPFGRTCWCVQISYPANLSGNRP